The Vibrio sp. 16 genome segment GTCGGAACTTAGAGGTCATTGAGTCCAAGTACATCGGTCATGGTGTAGAAACCTGGCTGCTTGCCGTTTAGCCACACCGCCGCCTTCACCGCACCATTGGCAAATGTCATTCGGTCTGTTGCTTTATGAGTAATTTCAACTCGCTCGCCAATATCAGCAAACATAGCGGTATGCTCACCAATAATGTCACCAGCTCTAATGGTAGCAAAACCGATTTCGTCTTTCGTACGCTCACCAGTAATTCCCTCACGGGCATATACTGCGACGTCGCTCAATTTATTACCCATCGCTCCGGCAATCGCTTCGCCCATGCCAATAGCGGTACCAGAAGGTGCATCGACTTTATGGCGATGATGCGCTTCAACGATTTCCACATCACAATAGTCGCCCATCACTTTTGCAGCTTTCTCCAACAGCTTGAAGACTAGATTCACACCAACAGAATAATTCGGCGCCATCACGACAGGGACATCTTGAGCAATTTGGTCAATAATTT includes the following:
- the dapB gene encoding 4-hydroxy-tetrahydrodipicolinate reductase; protein product: MVRIAIAGAAGRMGRNLVKATYLNPQSEVGAGSERPESSLVGVDIGELCGEGKFDVFLTDDLAKDIERFDVIIDFTAPVSTLANLELCKQHGKSIVIGTTGFTEQEREIIDQIAQDVPVVMAPNYSVGVNLVFKLLEKAAKVMGDYCDVEIVEAHHRHKVDAPSGTAIGMGEAIAGAMGNKLSDVAVYAREGITGERTKDEIGFATIRAGDIIGEHTAMFADIGERVEITHKATDRMTFANGAVKAAVWLNGKQPGFYTMTDVLGLNDL